A region from the Stygiolobus caldivivus genome encodes:
- a CDS encoding histone deacetylase family protein, producing the protein MKIPIIYSDEYLLHAPPLHHAENPERLRVALSNLKNNPILSPENVGEEEPKIIHEQDYVNLVKLSSKRAEWLDADTYTNEYTWKSALLALGGSLTAYKNQGFALVRPPGHHAGKAGRAFGAPTLGFCIFNNISYPILKFNLKRVAIIDFDVHYGNGTQDIFWDNPEVVHIDVHQDPHTLYPGTGFPDMIGEGEAKGTKINLLLPPLSGDDLYEELFPLIQSILDDYKPSVIAFSAGFDGFEGDGLASLRATERTYYNFGLLGLKRRFYAILEGGYSIGLERGLKAFVGGLEGEKKEYIGTKSSEKTRSRFQDFLSAERRILRDYWKV; encoded by the coding sequence ATGAAGATACCCATAATTTACTCAGACGAATACCTGCTTCATGCACCTCCTTTGCACCATGCTGAAAACCCAGAAAGGTTAAGGGTCGCACTCTCTAACTTAAAAAATAACCCTATATTGTCCCCTGAAAATGTAGGAGAAGAAGAACCGAAGATTATTCACGAGCAGGATTATGTTAACCTAGTCAAATTATCTTCAAAGAGGGCGGAGTGGCTGGATGCGGACACTTATACTAACGAATATACTTGGAAGTCTGCTTTGTTAGCCTTAGGCGGTTCTCTAACCGCATATAAAAATCAGGGTTTTGCACTGGTTAGACCACCAGGTCACCACGCGGGAAAGGCTGGAAGAGCTTTTGGTGCACCTACGCTTGGGTTTTGTATCTTTAATAATATTTCGTACCCCATACTGAAATTTAATCTTAAGAGGGTTGCAATAATTGATTTTGACGTTCATTACGGTAACGGTACGCAGGACATTTTCTGGGACAACCCTGAAGTAGTCCATATAGATGTCCATCAGGATCCTCATACTCTTTACCCAGGTACTGGGTTCCCAGATATGATAGGGGAAGGAGAAGCAAAGGGGACTAAAATAAATTTACTGTTACCTCCTCTTTCAGGAGACGATTTATATGAAGAGTTATTTCCTCTCATCCAGTCGATTTTAGATGATTACAAACCTTCAGTTATAGCCTTTTCAGCTGGGTTTGATGGGTTTGAGGGTGACGGCTTAGCTAGCCTGAGGGCTACAGAAAGGACATATTATAACTTCGGATTGTTAGGTCTTAAAAGAAGATTCTACGCTATCCTTGAGGGAGGCTACAGTATTGGATTAGAGAGAGGTTTAAAAGCCTTCGTAGGAGGTCTAGAGGGAGAAAAGAAAGAATATATAGGGACTAAAAGTAGCGAGAAGACTAGGAGTAGATTTCAAGATTTTCTTTCAGCTGAGAGGAGGATACTAAGAGACTATTGGAAGGTCTAG
- a CDS encoding zinc ribbon domain-containing protein → MPKEEMVEAKILDYGKLKSIYSSILFAREYAKVVKDGPPPRDIPKELYYQAVHSTEVKYGPLKVVSVGNLLKVSEVNAVVKSEREGIPLYAIVDFTNGIRVYLAYERPKTIVGVDIGVRHLFTIVAIRGTKPWKVRYWGNELIMDEMIKILGDPQGLTELRNMKIKIKGIVDNVVKFIDELEPKIVAIEDLKMFEGKAGQALRVVEEMLEDKLYIAGIKFRRLSPFNTSKICSNCGYRKGEIMGPLFVCPACGFKSERDYNAAYNIALQCYYQC, encoded by the coding sequence ATGCCAAAAGAAGAGATGGTTGAAGCAAAAATTTTAGATTATGGAAAGCTAAAAAGTATCTACAGTTCTATTCTTTTCGCAAGAGAATATGCCAAGGTAGTTAAAGATGGGCCCCCACCGAGAGACATACCTAAGGAGCTTTATTACCAAGCAGTACACTCGACAGAAGTGAAATATGGTCCGTTAAAAGTGGTCAGTGTAGGTAACCTGCTGAAGGTCTCTGAAGTAAACGCTGTTGTAAAGTCTGAAAGAGAAGGGATACCACTTTATGCTATAGTCGACTTTACAAATGGCATAAGGGTTTATCTTGCATATGAGAGGCCAAAAACTATAGTCGGAGTCGATATAGGTGTACGGCACCTCTTTACTATAGTAGCAATTAGAGGGACTAAGCCGTGGAAAGTAAGATATTGGGGGAACGAGCTAATTATGGACGAAATGATAAAGATACTGGGGGATCCCCAAGGTCTAACAGAGCTCAGAAACATGAAAATTAAAATAAAAGGAATAGTGGACAATGTGGTAAAGTTTATAGATGAATTAGAACCCAAGATTGTTGCAATAGAAGATTTAAAGATGTTTGAGGGAAAAGCGGGACAAGCACTCAGGGTTGTAGAAGAGATGCTAGAGGACAAATTATATATAGCCGGGATTAAATTTAGAAGGTTATCTCCATTTAACACAAGTAAAATATGTTCTAATTGCGGTTATAGGAAAGGAGAGATCATGGGGCCATTGTTTGTATGCCCAGCTTGTGGATTTAAGTCAGAAAGGGATTATAATGCTGCGTATAACATAGCTTTACAGTGTTATTACCAGTGCTAG
- a CDS encoding ornithine cyclodeaminase family protein → MAILLREDDVKRTLEYGGVYEAIVNAFNQLHNNLASNTKRVRTSYHGSVLTYQAGGLDHYLGFKVFIKGSFMSMLFDENGELLLFSEADLLTRIRTGVISVIAADYLAKKGYSRVTIIGLGKQGQFQVRAFYELKKGLSIKVFSKEKMELEIRQLLKDGINVIKAKDYKDACKDADVIVTMTNSKDPFLKLEFLEKGVHINAMGSNLPERVELFPEVLKASSVIAVEDINQAKEEAGDLILADKMKMLDWEKVVPLSAVIGGIRGRKNEEEITIFKSLGIGLEDVAVMKVLYEKAKKLGLGTEIEVKGKWSQESEEK, encoded by the coding sequence ATGGCTATATTATTACGGGAAGATGACGTTAAAAGGACGTTAGAGTACGGAGGTGTCTATGAAGCCATCGTTAATGCATTTAATCAACTTCACAATAATTTGGCATCAAATACCAAAAGGGTCAGGACTTCCTATCACGGTAGCGTGCTGACCTATCAAGCAGGAGGTCTTGACCATTATCTTGGATTCAAGGTGTTTATAAAGGGCTCATTCATGTCAATGTTATTTGACGAGAACGGCGAGCTACTCCTATTTTCAGAGGCTGATCTTTTAACGAGGATCAGAACCGGAGTAATATCAGTTATAGCTGCTGATTACCTAGCAAAAAAGGGTTACTCAAGAGTGACAATAATAGGGCTAGGCAAGCAAGGGCAATTTCAAGTAAGGGCTTTTTATGAGCTTAAAAAAGGTCTATCAATAAAGGTATTTAGCAAGGAAAAGATGGAATTAGAAATAAGACAGCTTCTTAAGGACGGCATAAATGTAATAAAAGCTAAGGACTATAAAGATGCATGTAAAGACGCTGACGTTATAGTTACAATGACAAACTCCAAAGACCCCTTCTTAAAGCTGGAGTTTTTGGAGAAAGGGGTACATATCAATGCAATGGGTTCTAACTTACCAGAAAGAGTAGAACTATTCCCAGAGGTGCTTAAAGCTTCTTCGGTCATAGCTGTCGAAGATATAAACCAAGCAAAGGAAGAAGCTGGAGATCTAATTTTGGCAGACAAGATGAAGATGCTGGATTGGGAAAAAGTGGTCCCGTTATCAGCGGTGATAGGAGGAATTAGGGGGAGAAAGAATGAGGAAGAGATCACAATCTTCAAATCTTTGGGCATTGGCCTAGAAGACGTCGCCGTAATGAAAGTGTTATATGAGAAAGCAAAGAAACTTGGTCTCGGGACAGAAATAGAGGTGAAAGGGAAATGGTCTCAAGAATCGGAAGAGAAATAG
- a CDS encoding PLP-dependent aminotransferase family protein: MVSRIGREIELSPVELGSQTAKRVEINLASGTPDPQVMPLKEIKEAYEEVINEYGSKVLFYPGAGGQEELIREIENKVLPLLGLNAQDNKVVVTSGAQHAMELLAKYFLENNTIAVENPTFIETFTPLRLRSNAVIPISLDSNGINVDELETLLKVVKIELLYVIPNCHNPAGVNLCEERRKKLVELANKYDFYILEDDPYKPIAGTTPRPIKSFDREGRVIYISSFSKIIAPGLRIGFVLAREDIAEKLALLEQMDFSTSTINQYVVAKLIRKGLISSRMESLSHHYGKKMKILMDSLIDYGFKDFNTPKCGFFLLLDLKKDSWDVFREAVKLGLSFVPAKPFFLRGGETMARLSISVANEGQIKEGVKRLRDAWQRV; the protein is encoded by the coding sequence ATGGTCTCAAGAATCGGAAGAGAAATAGAGCTATCTCCAGTTGAGTTAGGTTCTCAGACGGCTAAAAGGGTTGAAATAAACTTAGCGAGCGGTACCCCTGATCCTCAGGTAATGCCTTTGAAAGAAATAAAAGAAGCATATGAAGAAGTAATTAATGAGTACGGTTCGAAAGTCCTATTTTATCCTGGAGCGGGTGGCCAAGAGGAGTTAATAAGGGAAATTGAAAATAAAGTCCTACCTCTCCTAGGCCTCAACGCCCAAGACAACAAGGTAGTAGTTACTAGCGGTGCTCAACACGCTATGGAGCTATTAGCGAAATATTTTCTCGAAAACAATACCATCGCAGTAGAAAACCCTACCTTCATTGAGACCTTTACTCCCTTAAGGTTAAGGAGTAATGCAGTAATTCCTATATCCTTGGACTCTAACGGTATTAACGTTGACGAATTAGAAACGCTTCTCAAAGTGGTTAAAATAGAACTTTTGTATGTCATTCCAAATTGTCATAACCCTGCTGGGGTTAACTTATGTGAAGAGAGGAGGAAAAAGCTAGTTGAGTTGGCTAATAAGTACGACTTTTACATTCTCGAAGACGATCCCTATAAACCGATTGCAGGTACTACTCCAAGACCTATTAAGTCTTTTGATAGAGAAGGTAGAGTAATTTACATAAGTTCCTTTAGTAAGATTATTGCCCCAGGGTTAAGGATAGGTTTTGTACTAGCTAGAGAAGATATAGCAGAAAAATTAGCGTTATTAGAGCAGATGGATTTCTCAACTTCTACCATAAATCAGTACGTAGTAGCTAAGCTAATAAGAAAGGGGCTAATATCCAGCAGGATGGAGTCCTTATCTCACCACTATGGGAAAAAAATGAAAATTTTAATGGATTCACTAATAGACTACGGATTCAAGGACTTTAATACTCCAAAGTGTGGTTTCTTCTTACTCCTAGACCTAAAAAAAGACTCGTGGGACGTGTTCCGAGAGGCTGTAAAATTAGGTCTAAGTTTCGTCCCGGCTAAACCCTTCTTTTTGAGAGGAGGTGAGACTATGGCAAGGTTAAGTATTTCCGTAGCAAATGAAGGACAAATAAAGGAAGGGGTAAAGAGGCTCAGGGATGCGTGGCAAAGAGTGTAG
- a CDS encoding polyprenol monophosphomannose synthase, which produces MFGVVVPTYNEADNIKVLIKEIRENVKDVTIIVIDDNSEDGTAEIAKEMGAKVFVRTNEKGLGSALRFGLNKAVELGITRIATMDADLSHDPSYLPSMFNASLNADLVVGSRYIEGGRIENWPLKRRVISKGANFLTKLLLHSSIQDNTSGYRVYSARAVEVISSCRNAGGYEFQICAVYKVLRNHLKVVEVPIIFRDREKGSSKLSSGKMAKWLWYVIKLSLGITS; this is translated from the coding sequence ATGTTCGGGGTAGTAGTTCCGACGTATAATGAGGCTGACAATATAAAGGTACTAATAAAGGAGATCAGGGAAAACGTAAAGGATGTTACAATAATCGTTATAGATGACAACAGTGAGGACGGGACAGCTGAAATTGCTAAGGAAATGGGCGCAAAGGTTTTTGTGAGGACAAATGAAAAAGGCCTTGGTAGTGCGTTGAGGTTCGGTCTAAACAAAGCCGTGGAATTAGGAATAACGAGGATCGCTACAATGGATGCCGATTTGAGTCATGACCCTTCATATCTCCCTTCAATGTTTAACGCAAGTCTAAATGCTGACCTTGTAGTTGGTTCTAGGTATATAGAGGGTGGGAGGATCGAGAATTGGCCTCTTAAAAGGAGAGTTATAAGTAAGGGGGCAAATTTTTTAACGAAACTCCTTTTGCATTCTTCGATACAAGATAATACTTCAGGATATCGTGTATATAGTGCAAGGGCTGTCGAAGTAATATCATCATGCCGAAACGCTGGAGGTTATGAATTCCAAATTTGTGCAGTGTACAAGGTACTGCGTAACCATTTGAAGGTAGTCGAAGTCCCTATAATATTTAGGGACAGAGAGAAGGGAAGTAGTAAGTTAAGTAGTGGAAAAATGGCTAAATGGCTTTGGTATGTTATAAAGTTATCGTTAGGAATTACTTCTTAG
- a CDS encoding M24 family metallopeptidase, with amino-acid sequence MKRVEKVKELMKKKNVDYLILGPTSNMFYLSGFVEEQMERPLLMIISYWDTYFLAPKLYEEQLTKLNFNVITYEDGENPYKKINIEKGRSIAIDDTLWSAFTIDLLEVFAPSRLVKASEIMKEIRMIKEEDEIDIMSQGLRIAEKSFTETLEVIKEGITEKEISTYLSHRFIENGAEGVSFEPIVTSGSNTSMPHLRSTSKKIKRGDIIIFDFGVKYRGYSTDTTRVVSLGPPSEDVKKIFEIVKEAQLKAEESAIEGIRACEVDKVARGIIAYYGYGDKFIHRTGHGIGIDVHEEPYIAPDYKRTIQNQMVFTIEPGIYLPEKFGIRIEDMVYVKSGKPVMMNSLEKDIFVV; translated from the coding sequence ATGAAGAGAGTGGAAAAAGTAAAAGAATTGATGAAAAAGAAAAACGTTGATTACCTAATTTTGGGGCCTACCAGTAATATGTTTTATCTAAGCGGGTTTGTTGAAGAACAGATGGAGAGACCCCTGCTGATGATCATTAGCTATTGGGATACCTATTTCTTAGCTCCCAAACTCTACGAGGAACAGCTTACAAAGTTAAACTTTAATGTGATTACATATGAAGATGGGGAGAACCCTTATAAGAAAATAAACATAGAAAAAGGAAGGAGTATAGCTATAGACGATACTCTGTGGTCGGCCTTTACGATAGACCTCCTTGAGGTTTTCGCACCCTCACGATTAGTTAAGGCCAGTGAAATAATGAAAGAAATAAGGATGATAAAAGAAGAAGACGAAATTGACATAATGAGCCAAGGGCTAAGGATAGCCGAGAAATCGTTTACGGAAACGCTCGAAGTTATAAAAGAAGGGATAACTGAAAAGGAGATCTCGACTTATCTAAGCCACAGATTCATAGAGAACGGTGCAGAGGGAGTTTCATTTGAACCTATTGTAACTTCAGGGAGCAATACTTCTATGCCACACCTCCGTTCAACGTCTAAAAAGATAAAACGTGGTGATATTATAATTTTTGATTTCGGAGTGAAATACAGAGGTTACTCTACTGATACAACTAGGGTTGTAAGTCTTGGGCCTCCTTCAGAAGACGTCAAAAAAATTTTCGAAATCGTAAAAGAGGCTCAGTTAAAAGCGGAGGAATCGGCAATAGAGGGTATTAGGGCATGTGAGGTGGATAAGGTGGCTAGAGGTATAATAGCATATTACGGTTACGGAGATAAGTTTATCCATAGGACTGGTCACGGGATAGGTATTGACGTACATGAAGAACCTTACATTGCTCCAGATTATAAAAGGACCATACAGAACCAGATGGTTTTTACAATAGAGCCAGGCATATATTTGCCTGAGAAGTTTGGTATCAGGATAGAGGACATGGTATATGTGAAAAGTGGTAAGCCTGTTATGATGAATAGTTTAGAAAAAGATATATTCGTGGTCTAA
- a CDS encoding winged helix-turn-helix transcriptional regulator: protein MELTPRLQDIISILKERGTVNLRDLALELKISPKTAKGYARELYRLGFVEIDENENLKLKNENPESVENLKKTVELHDNEIALLKKEIEELKEEISRLKRTSKK, encoded by the coding sequence ATGGAACTAACTCCCAGATTGCAAGATATAATTTCTATCCTAAAAGAAAGAGGAACTGTAAACTTAAGGGATTTAGCTTTAGAGCTAAAAATTTCACCTAAAACAGCAAAGGGGTATGCAAGAGAATTGTACCGGCTTGGGTTTGTAGAGATAGATGAGAACGAGAACTTGAAGCTAAAGAACGAAAACCCTGAAAGCGTAGAAAACTTAAAGAAGACTGTAGAGTTACATGATAATGAAATAGCGCTACTAAAGAAAGAAATAGAAGAGCTAAAAGAGGAAATTTCAAGGCTTAAAAGAACTTCTAAGAAGTAA
- a CDS encoding xanthine dehydrogenase family protein molybdopterin-binding subunit produces MYVGKPIKRVEDLRLITGKGVYVDDIELPGMYYVAFLRSTVSHAKIKVKKTEGVYTGNDINPGKDFPIPSEEVTYAGQPIAVVIAKDRYEAYDLLESIEVEYEPLEYVIDPEKALDNGVKVYSKLNSNIAYRDTWRGGDVEKAFREADRVISGRLFNQRVIATPLETRGAIAYYDGIKLTFYSSTQSAHYLRRNLVNFLGFDNIRVIQPDVGGAFGSKIIAHPEEYALAKLAVMTRKPLKWIPTRTEEMLSAGHGRDKFLDFQVAVKNDGTILGIKGRLVGNLGAPYYDANGDELGNVKSSVRMLPGVYKLVGAEIEAYAVYTNIPPTQSYRGAGRPEGTYFIERIVNIVANELGIDQYEIRMKNVIDSLPYKNIFGVTYDSGDIKKLLEIGKKYYEQLKSDKGACVGVSTYVEITAFGPWEVARVYIKSDGKVTLVTGTGPHGQGDPTAFVQIAADVLQLPMEKIEIRWGDTEIIEDGIGTWGSRTVTIGGSAVLLASERLKKKLTELGAKLLNADIEEVEYNEGKVRHKKDGREVKFDEIVKNAYLMGESLDFTAVYRVNTPPTTPYGVHLAKVNIDETGKVRVTQYVAIDDVGVVVNPLLAEGQAVGGIVQGVSQAILEGTVFNESGTLVNSNLTDYALPTAVEAPTVEWHYFTFGKSPHPTGSKGIGEAGAVASTPAAINAIEQCIKKTIYKMPVKPEDLVK; encoded by the coding sequence GTGTACGTTGGTAAACCAATAAAAAGAGTAGAGGACTTAAGACTAATTACTGGTAAAGGTGTGTATGTTGACGACATTGAATTACCTGGTATGTATTATGTAGCTTTTTTGCGGAGTACGGTGTCACACGCAAAAATTAAAGTGAAAAAAACGGAAGGGGTGTACACTGGTAATGATATTAACCCCGGAAAGGACTTTCCCATACCCAGTGAAGAAGTTACCTATGCCGGGCAGCCTATAGCAGTAGTTATTGCTAAAGATAGATATGAAGCGTATGACTTGTTAGAAAGCATAGAAGTGGAATACGAACCCCTTGAGTATGTAATAGACCCTGAAAAGGCGTTAGATAACGGAGTAAAGGTCTATTCGAAGCTAAATTCTAATATAGCTTATAGGGACACGTGGAGGGGCGGAGATGTAGAAAAGGCTTTTAGAGAAGCTGACAGAGTTATTTCAGGACGTTTATTTAACCAAAGAGTTATAGCAACTCCTCTAGAGACAAGAGGGGCAATAGCTTATTATGACGGTATAAAATTAACCTTTTACTCGTCTACACAATCAGCTCACTATTTAAGGCGTAATCTGGTCAATTTCTTAGGTTTTGATAATATACGTGTTATCCAGCCAGATGTAGGGGGCGCGTTCGGAAGTAAAATTATAGCTCACCCAGAGGAGTATGCTTTAGCTAAATTAGCTGTAATGACCAGAAAGCCTCTGAAGTGGATCCCGACTAGGACTGAAGAGATGTTATCTGCTGGGCATGGGAGAGATAAGTTCCTTGATTTCCAAGTTGCCGTAAAAAATGATGGGACAATCCTAGGGATTAAGGGGAGGTTAGTAGGAAATCTCGGTGCACCGTATTACGACGCTAATGGTGATGAATTAGGCAATGTCAAAAGCTCTGTTAGGATGCTCCCGGGAGTATACAAGTTGGTAGGAGCTGAAATAGAAGCTTATGCCGTCTATACTAACATACCACCTACGCAGTCCTATCGCGGTGCAGGGAGACCAGAGGGTACATATTTTATTGAGAGGATAGTAAATATAGTCGCCAATGAACTAGGTATAGACCAATATGAGATCAGGATGAAGAATGTTATAGATTCTTTACCATATAAGAATATATTCGGAGTGACCTATGATAGTGGGGATATAAAGAAACTTCTTGAGATAGGAAAGAAGTATTATGAACAGTTGAAAAGCGATAAAGGTGCATGCGTAGGCGTTTCAACTTATGTCGAGATTACTGCATTTGGTCCTTGGGAAGTGGCCAGAGTCTACATAAAGAGTGACGGTAAAGTAACACTAGTTACTGGAACCGGCCCTCATGGTCAGGGAGATCCTACTGCATTTGTTCAAATTGCTGCAGATGTATTACAGCTACCTATGGAAAAGATAGAGATTAGATGGGGGGATACTGAGATAATAGAAGACGGGATTGGGACTTGGGGTAGCAGAACTGTAACTATTGGCGGTTCAGCCGTATTACTCGCTTCTGAGAGGTTAAAGAAAAAACTTACTGAATTAGGGGCAAAACTACTAAATGCAGACATAGAAGAAGTAGAATATAATGAGGGTAAAGTTAGGCATAAGAAGGACGGTAGAGAAGTAAAATTTGATGAAATAGTGAAGAACGCTTACTTAATGGGCGAAAGCCTTGATTTTACCGCAGTATATAGGGTTAATACGCCTCCTACCACTCCTTATGGAGTTCACTTAGCTAAGGTGAATATTGACGAAACGGGGAAGGTTCGGGTAACTCAGTATGTCGCAATTGATGATGTGGGTGTGGTTGTAAACCCGTTGCTTGCAGAAGGTCAGGCCGTTGGTGGGATAGTCCAAGGGGTATCGCAAGCAATTCTTGAAGGTACGGTCTTTAATGAAAGCGGAACTTTAGTAAACTCCAATCTTACGGACTATGCATTACCAACTGCAGTGGAAGCTCCTACGGTTGAATGGCACTATTTTACTTTTGGGAAGTCACCACACCCGACGGGTAGCAAGGGTATTGGCGAAGCGGGTGCAGTAGCGTCTACGCCAGCTGCTATAAATGCCATAGAACAGTGTATAAAAAAGACTATCTATAAGATGCCTGTCAAGCCAGAAGACTTGGTGAAATAG
- a CDS encoding RNA-binding protein, which yields MQRHLLSEKDKKELLNKIKVKYGWDIDGKVELGKEKKEVYYFIDGLLAFFSEELIPTICLIQKFKLNMASVTVDEGAVKHIVKGADLFAPGIVSYDCECKEGDIVLVKTKTGLPISIIKVVMPKEKAMTERKGKFGINLHYISDRIWDMCNVRGSSSDV from the coding sequence TTGCAACGCCATCTCCTTTCAGAAAAAGATAAGAAAGAATTATTAAATAAAATTAAGGTCAAGTATGGATGGGATATAGATGGTAAGGTAGAATTAGGAAAAGAAAAAAAGGAGGTTTATTATTTCATAGACGGTCTTTTAGCATTTTTCAGTGAGGAGCTTATACCTACAATATGCCTCATACAGAAGTTTAAACTAAATATGGCTTCAGTTACTGTAGATGAGGGCGCTGTAAAACATATTGTTAAAGGTGCGGATCTTTTCGCCCCGGGTATTGTGAGTTATGACTGTGAATGCAAAGAGGGTGACATAGTTTTGGTCAAGACTAAAACTGGTCTTCCCATTTCTATAATTAAAGTGGTAATGCCAAAAGAAAAAGCCATGACTGAAAGGAAAGGTAAGTTTGGAATAAATTTACATTATATAAGTGACAGAATATGGGATATGTGCAATGTTCGGGGTAGTAGTTCCGACGTATAA
- a CDS encoding class II glutamine amidotransferase codes for MCRLLAFNTKERVDTDVIRAFVDAARNDVYFRYVSHSHGWGIAAIVEKEGKQRIIYYKSVEPIYEDDMFYNIVESLKGNRIIGIVHARKAGKEFLIGLRHNHPYHLKIRSHDLYFAHNGSINRKAFEHPDYPSTDSYLFFLELVKNVENSPISIEKAYSKLILELGRYSSSLNSALLTFNEVEGPEVYFAHYYNKERIKEIEEYYRVYRYGDYVFSSTIAYYLGKKVESVELGSVIRLSND; via the coding sequence ATGTGTAGGTTACTAGCATTTAATACAAAAGAGAGAGTTGATACAGATGTAATCAGGGCGTTTGTTGATGCAGCGAGAAATGACGTTTACTTTAGATATGTTTCGCACTCTCACGGTTGGGGGATAGCTGCGATAGTAGAAAAGGAAGGAAAGCAGAGGATAATTTACTATAAATCAGTAGAACCAATATATGAAGACGATATGTTTTATAATATAGTAGAGAGCCTTAAGGGAAATAGAATTATAGGCATAGTCCATGCAAGAAAAGCTGGTAAGGAGTTCTTGATCGGGCTAAGGCATAATCACCCGTATCACCTAAAGATACGTTCTCACGACCTTTACTTCGCCCATAACGGTTCTATAAATAGAAAAGCTTTCGAGCACCCTGATTATCCTTCAACTGACAGCTATCTCTTCTTTCTAGAGTTAGTAAAAAACGTAGAGAATTCCCCTATTAGTATCGAAAAAGCGTATAGTAAATTAATCCTTGAACTAGGCAGATACTCGTCTAGTTTAAACTCTGCTCTACTTACATTTAATGAGGTAGAAGGACCTGAGGTTTATTTTGCACATTACTACAATAAAGAAAGAATTAAGGAAATCGAGGAATATTACAGAGTGTACCGGTATGGTGATTATGTTTTTTCATCTACAATAGCCTACTATTTAGGGAAGAAAGTAGAAAGTGTTGAACTAGGAAGCGTTATTCGCCTTTCGAATGATTAA
- a CDS encoding MBL fold metallo-hydrolase, which yields MKLVFLGTGAGATFGSKRMKASIYVKGTNTSLVLDMGTGSNFKLEDLGLLAFSTLFITHLHIDHFNGLFDHLVQRKLRGLPQLKVYSPHGLSEIFDRYVKYGNNILAEITESDLPTAEIGEFQVYSVKGCHSIYDVAYVVSDGKKKVLYTGDTAEPCESILSEAEKVDIVVHESSCLDDCSKWGHTSLKQLLELFPKEKLILTHIPAQIEDEVKRLAKGYNIAYDGLIVDV from the coding sequence ATGAAACTAGTGTTCTTAGGGACAGGCGCAGGGGCTACATTCGGAAGCAAAAGAATGAAAGCTTCTATATATGTAAAAGGAACAAACACGTCTTTAGTCCTAGATATGGGTACTGGTAGTAATTTTAAATTAGAGGACTTAGGCTTGCTTGCCTTTTCAACGCTATTTATTACACACCTCCACATAGACCACTTTAATGGGTTATTTGACCACTTAGTCCAGAGAAAGTTAAGGGGGTTGCCACAGCTTAAGGTTTACTCTCCACATGGCCTTTCGGAGATTTTTGACCGTTATGTCAAGTACGGAAATAACATACTAGCGGAAATAACTGAGTCCGACTTACCGACCGCAGAGATAGGCGAATTCCAAGTATACTCGGTTAAAGGATGCCACAGTATATATGATGTGGCTTACGTAGTCTCAGATGGTAAAAAGAAGGTCTTATATACCGGTGATACTGCCGAGCCTTGTGAAAGTATCCTTTCCGAAGCAGAAAAGGTAGACATAGTTGTCCATGAAAGTAGCTGTTTAGACGACTGTTCTAAATGGGGACATACTTCTTTAAAACAGCTTTTAGAGCTGTTTCCGAAAGAAAAGTTAATACTTACTCATATACCAGCCCAGATAGAAGATGAAGTGAAAAGATTGGCTAAAGGATATAATATTGCTTATGATGGTTTAATAGTGGATGTGTAG